One segment of Gemmatimonadaceae bacterium DNA contains the following:
- a CDS encoding amidohydrolase family protein: MIRARLLTLASAVGSLVLAPNASPQGTTAVVALRGATVHTAAGSVIKNGVVLIRDGKIADVGAGISIPAGAQVVDVSGREIIPGMVDNHSHIGAAPEDLNEQAVSFGPQHRMVDALNPDDRGWKPDADAGVTTVVTGTGSGEVSSGEAAVVKTWGPDFQKRILKEAGGLKIAMGRKRPDRPPSTSPAVTSGLRDMFIHAREYMDAWNRWEAGGKQGAPPPRDLGMETVARVLRHEDYVRAHVHSAADIMALLKLKDEFGFDLAMHHATEAYKVADEIAKRHVDVVGMPLFVRIGLKEEIMRSPVTLWKAGVLYAFHTDDPVVQGKWFRYCGAMAVRYGLPEEEALKGLTINAAKIARVSNRVGSIEKGKDADIVVLDGPWYEPKTRVDLVYVDGNVAYDRAKEGK; encoded by the coding sequence GTGATCAGGGCTCGATTGCTCACCCTCGCGAGCGCGGTCGGCTCGCTCGTCCTCGCACCGAACGCATCACCGCAAGGCACGACCGCAGTCGTCGCGCTCCGCGGCGCCACCGTCCACACCGCCGCCGGTTCCGTCATCAAGAACGGCGTCGTCCTCATTCGGGATGGCAAGATCGCCGACGTCGGCGCCGGAATCTCGATTCCCGCGGGCGCCCAGGTCGTCGACGTCTCGGGACGCGAGATCATCCCCGGGATGGTCGACAACCATTCCCACATCGGCGCGGCGCCCGAGGACCTCAACGAGCAAGCCGTCTCGTTTGGCCCGCAGCACCGCATGGTCGACGCGCTCAATCCCGACGACCGCGGCTGGAAACCCGACGCCGATGCCGGCGTGACAACGGTCGTCACCGGTACGGGCAGCGGTGAGGTCTCGAGCGGTGAAGCAGCAGTCGTAAAGACCTGGGGACCCGACTTTCAGAAGCGCATCCTCAAGGAAGCCGGCGGGCTCAAGATCGCAATGGGACGCAAGCGTCCCGATCGTCCACCCTCGACGAGCCCCGCGGTCACCTCCGGACTCCGCGACATGTTCATCCACGCGCGCGAGTACATGGACGCGTGGAACCGCTGGGAAGCGGGCGGCAAGCAGGGCGCGCCCCCGCCGCGCGACCTCGGCATGGAGACCGTCGCACGCGTGCTTCGACACGAGGACTACGTCCGCGCGCACGTACACTCGGCGGCGGATATCATGGCGCTCCTCAAGCTCAAGGACGAATTCGGCTTCGACCTCGCGATGCATCACGCGACGGAGGCGTACAAAGTCGCTGACGAGATCGCGAAACGACACGTCGACGTCGTCGGGATGCCGCTATTCGTGCGCATCGGGCTCAAGGAAGAGATCATGCGCAGCCCGGTGACGCTCTGGAAAGCGGGTGTGTTGTACGCGTTTCACACCGACGACCCCGTCGTGCAGGGCAAGTGGTTTCGATACTGCGGCGCGATGGCCGTGCGCTATGGGTTGCCCGAAGAGGAAGCACTCAAGGGCCTAACGATCAACGCCGCGAAGATCGCGCGGGTATCCAACCGCGTTGGCTCGATCGAGAAAGGAAAAGACGCGGATATCGTCGTTCTCGACGGACCGTGGTACGAGCCAAAGACGCGCGTCGATCTCGTTTACGTCGATGGCAACGTCGCGTACGATCGCGCGAAGGAGGGAAAATGA
- a CDS encoding amidohydrolase family protein, which translates to MSGPALRGATVLMRGGKIAGVGTNLTIPSDATIVDGTNKYVMPGLIDAMTYFGIDAQDLAEASDPITPELRIIDAYDPTGMGFASGAGPLRATELLTGGVTAQYVGPGDATVVSGQGAIVKTAGQSLADITVKEPAGMDMSVGAGPTKTFRAKNRTPNTHPAVMSLLRQSFIRAQEYDRAWQAYNARPDSVRARTAPPKREQGMDALVRVLHRQLPARIQANTVTDIRGAMRLADEFGFDLVINGGAQAYQMKAELAAKKIPVVLGPISNPFISGDEIPDLKEYPAPDERNTAWLHQAGVPIAIASYSHGLGGLAQPITGKWLLIDAALAQGYGLPEEEVLRAVTLYPAQILGVANRLGSLESGKDADVIILDGPPLSMKTWVESVYVGGELVYSRSGSGAVLAGEQRRP; encoded by the coding sequence ATGAGCGGTCCCGCGCTACGCGGGGCAACGGTGCTCATGCGCGGTGGCAAGATCGCCGGCGTCGGGACGAACCTAACGATTCCGTCGGACGCGACGATCGTTGACGGGACGAACAAGTACGTGATGCCCGGTCTGATCGACGCGATGACATACTTCGGTATCGATGCGCAGGACCTCGCCGAGGCGAGCGATCCGATCACGCCGGAGCTGCGTATCATCGACGCATATGATCCGACCGGGATGGGTTTCGCGAGCGGCGCGGGCCCGCTCCGCGCAACGGAGCTCCTCACCGGCGGCGTCACCGCGCAGTACGTCGGGCCGGGTGACGCAACAGTCGTCAGCGGCCAGGGCGCGATCGTGAAGACAGCCGGCCAGAGTCTCGCCGACATCACCGTGAAGGAGCCGGCGGGAATGGACATGTCCGTCGGCGCCGGGCCGACGAAGACGTTCCGCGCGAAGAATCGAACGCCGAACACGCACCCGGCCGTGATGTCGCTGCTCCGACAATCATTTATTCGCGCGCAGGAGTACGACCGTGCCTGGCAGGCGTACAACGCGCGGCCCGACTCGGTTCGCGCACGCACGGCGCCGCCGAAGCGCGAGCAAGGGATGGACGCCCTCGTTAGGGTCCTTCATCGCCAACTGCCGGCACGCATACAAGCCAACACGGTGACCGACATCCGCGGCGCGATGCGGCTCGCGGACGAATTCGGCTTCGATCTCGTGATCAATGGCGGCGCGCAGGCGTATCAGATGAAAGCGGAGCTCGCCGCGAAGAAGATCCCCGTCGTGCTCGGGCCGATTTCAAATCCGTTCATCTCCGGCGACGAGATTCCCGATCTCAAGGAGTATCCCGCGCCTGACGAGCGAAACACGGCCTGGCTCCATCAGGCGGGCGTCCCCATCGCCATCGCGAGCTACTCGCACGGGCTCGGCGGCCTCGCACAGCCGATCACGGGCAAGTGGCTCCTCATCGACGCCGCGCTGGCGCAGGGTTACGGATTGCCGGAGGAAGAAGTGCTGCGCGCGGTCACTTTGTATCCGGCGCAGATCCTCGGCGTCGCGAATCGATTGGGCAGTCTCGAGAGCGGCAAGGACGCGGACGTGATCATCCTCGATGGCCCGCCGCTGAGTATGAAGACGTGGGTGGAAAGTGTGTACGTAGGCGGCGAGCTGGTTTATAGTCGCTCGGGGTCGGGCGCGGTGCTCGCCGGAGAGCAGCGTCGCCCGTAA